Proteins from a single region of Pseudomonadota bacterium:
- a CDS encoding ethanolamine utilization protein EutN, whose amino-acid sequence MIAARVIGTVVCTAKDHRMEGTKLLIVQPVSLTDLSNEGKPLVAVDTVGAGQGEIVMICSGSSARQTSRTVNTPTDASIMGILDTIETQGVLVYRKDGQATPA is encoded by the coding sequence GTGATTGCCGCAAGAGTCATAGGAACCGTGGTCTGCACCGCCAAGGACCACCGCATGGAGGGCACCAAGCTGCTCATCGTGCAGCCGGTGTCGCTCACCGATCTCTCGAACGAGGGCAAGCCGCTCGTGGCGGTCGACACGGTGGGCGCAGGACAGGGCGAGATCGTGATGATCTGCAGCGGGAGCTCGGCACGCCAGACCTCGCGAACCGTGAACACGCCCACCGATGCGTCCATCATGGGCATTCTCGACACCATCGAGACGCAAGGCGTTCTCGTCTACCGCAAGGATGGCCAGGCGACCCCCGCATGA
- the eutM gene encoding ethanolamine utilization microcompartment protein EutM, translating into MIETRGLVAMIEASDAMVKAANVKLIGYEKIGAGLVTALVRGDVAAVRAATDAGAAAARKVGELVAVHVIPRPHRDLDEVLPIAPPQTKAAAK; encoded by the coding sequence ATGATCGAGACCCGAGGACTGGTCGCAATGATTGAAGCGTCCGACGCAATGGTGAAGGCCGCGAACGTGAAGCTCATCGGATACGAGAAGATCGGCGCCGGTCTCGTGACCGCCCTGGTGCGGGGTGACGTGGCCGCCGTGCGTGCCGCCACCGACGCGGGCGCCGCCGCCGCGCGCAAGGTCGGTGAGCTTGTGGCCGTGCATGTGATTCCGCGGCCGCATCGCGATCTCGATGAGGTTCTGCCCATCGCGCCTCCCCAGACCAAGGCCGCGGCGAAGTAG
- a CDS encoding aldehyde dehydrogenase EutE — protein MSIDRSEVKRIVEEVLRRYAAEPAAATPSSSSAMRSRGIYDTIDACLDAASSSQKQLIGLSLETRKAIVQAMRQTALDNAQLLADMAHAETGLGRPEDKVRKNILQATKTPGPEDLESTVFTGDRGLTLVERAPFGVIGSITPSTNPGATIINNSISMVSAGNGIVFNPHPSAKRVCLRAIDMLNEAIAKAGGPPTLLTSVREPNLDTSNALMAHPGIRTLVVTGGGAVVKAALKSGKRAICAGPGNPPVVVDETADLDLAAREIVNGSSFDNNIMCTCEKEAFVVDRVFNDLRSRMKSNHCHELTPRELDLVMRAVFPPLAAGQTRAVVNKDLVGKNAAVIAKAAGLDVPSETRLLVAEVNADHPLVQTEQLMPVFPMVRVRDVRDAIEAAIQAEHGYNHTAVMYSRNLENLSTMAAAVACTLFVKNGPNYSSLGFGGEGFTTMTIAGTTGEGPTSAVTFTRPRRCTLVDYFKIV, from the coding sequence ATGAGCATCGATCGCTCTGAGGTCAAGCGCATCGTTGAAGAGGTGCTGCGCCGCTACGCTGCGGAGCCTGCGGCCGCAACGCCCTCTTCGTCGTCGGCGATGCGGTCACGCGGCATCTACGACACCATCGACGCATGCCTGGACGCGGCCTCTTCGTCACAGAAGCAGCTCATCGGTCTCTCCCTCGAGACGCGCAAGGCCATCGTGCAGGCGATGCGGCAGACCGCGCTCGACAACGCCCAGCTGCTCGCAGACATGGCGCACGCCGAGACAGGGCTTGGCCGTCCAGAAGACAAGGTTCGCAAGAACATCCTGCAGGCCACGAAGACGCCCGGGCCGGAAGATCTCGAGTCGACGGTCTTCACGGGCGACCGCGGGCTCACCCTGGTGGAGCGCGCGCCCTTTGGCGTCATCGGCTCCATCACGCCCTCCACCAACCCCGGCGCCACCATCATCAACAACTCGATCAGCATGGTGTCGGCCGGCAACGGCATCGTCTTCAATCCGCACCCTTCGGCGAAGCGGGTCTGCCTGCGGGCCATCGACATGCTCAACGAGGCCATCGCGAAGGCGGGTGGCCCTCCCACCCTGCTCACCAGCGTGCGCGAGCCGAACCTCGACACGAGCAATGCGCTGATGGCCCATCCGGGCATCCGCACGCTCGTGGTCACCGGCGGAGGAGCGGTGGTGAAGGCGGCGCTCAAGTCTGGCAAGCGCGCCATCTGCGCGGGCCCGGGGAATCCACCCGTGGTGGTCGACGAGACCGCCGATCTCGACCTCGCCGCCCGCGAGATCGTGAACGGGTCGTCATTCGACAACAACATCATGTGCACGTGCGAGAAGGAGGCGTTCGTCGTCGATCGCGTCTTCAACGATCTGCGCTCTCGCATGAAGAGCAACCACTGCCACGAGCTCACGCCACGTGAGCTCGATCTCGTGATGCGCGCGGTCTTCCCGCCGCTCGCGGCCGGACAGACCCGCGCCGTCGTGAACAAGGATCTCGTGGGCAAGAACGCGGCGGTCATCGCGAAAGCCGCGGGTCTCGATGTTCCGTCCGAGACGCGGCTCCTGGTGGCAGAGGTGAACGCCGATCATCCCCTCGTCCAGACCGAGCAGCTCATGCCGGTCTTCCCCATGGTGCGGGTGCGTGACGTGCGCGACGCGATCGAGGCGGCCATACAGGCCGAGCACGGCTACAACCACACCGCGGTCATGTACTCGAGGAATCTCGAGAACCTGTCGACCATGGCCGCGGCGGTCGCATGCACGTTGTTCGTGAAGAACGGCCCGAACTATTCGTCGCTCGGATTCGGTGGCGAGGGCTTTACCACCATGACCATCGCGGGAACCACCGGTGAGGGCCCCACCTCTGCCGTCACCTTCACGCGACCGCGTCGCTGCACGCTCGTCGACTACTTCAAGATCG